The segment CATTAAAATTGCTTCAAGTTGCTGATACTAGGTTTGCTTCGGTGGTTGTAACATTGAAAAGgttgaagttgataaaaagatgccttcAAGCCATGGCTATTAGTGACCAATGGGCTTCTTATAGGGAGGATGACGTTGGAAAAGCTCAAAAGGTGAAAGATATGATTCTAAGTGATCTTTGGTGGGATAATATTGATTATATCCTTGAATTCACGGCACCCATTTATGATATGCTACGAATAGCCGACACAGATAAGCCTTGTCTTCATCTTGTGTATgagatgtgggattccatgatAGAGAAGGTGAAAGCAGTGATATATCGACATGAAGGCTTGGAAGATGATCAATATAGCTCATTTTGGGTTGTGGTGTATGATATACTCATTGATCGGTGGACTAAAAATTCTACACCACTACATTGCTTGGCTCATTCCTTAAATCCTAAGTAAGTATATTCATTATCTATTTTCCTTAGTTCACCCTTTAGTAAAACACACATTTgatctatatttgttttttaatctttaactaGGTATTATTCCATTGAATGGATTTCGGAGAATCCAAAACGCATCCCTCCACATCGGGATCATGAAATTTCTATGGAAAGAAGCAAGTGTTTGGAGCGATACTTTGAAGATGAGAATGACTTAACGGTGGTGAAGTATGAGTTTGCTAAATTTTCAGGAGGGAGGTTTCCTTCACCAAGTGCCTTGACGGATAGGTGGACCTTACTACCGTTGGTTTGGTGGCAATACCATGGCTCCGCATTTCCAACTCTTCAAACCCTTGCCCTTAAACTTCTTGGACAACCTTGCTCATCCTCATGTGCTGAGAGAAATTGGAGCACgtacaaattcattcattccttaaaaagaaacaaaatggctcCTGCACGCGCTGAGGATTTGGTATATGTGCATTCTAATCTTCGACTCTTGTCAAGGCGCAATGAAGAGTACATACATACCGCAACAAAGATGTGGGATATTGCGGGAGACTCTTGGAATGAGAGCGACATGCATGGAGGAGCTGGAATTCTTGAGAATGCAGCTCTTACACTTGATGAGCCAGAGTTGGAGGCTATAGTTATTGGGAATGTTAACACTAGTGCTACTACTAGTGAAAGTGAAGTTCGAAGTGAAGCTATTGATCTTGAGGATGAtgatatttgtgtttgattgttttgttgattatcttttattttgttttagtttcaaacttatgagttgtattctaatttccaaacatcatggaatgttttagtttcaatcttgtggattatatttaatttatgaacatcatgttttagttgttatctactattgctcttaaatttggtatttgtttatataatgtgaaaaagtaaaagtatgcttagcaatatattaaacatatattataaaaatatttttaataattttttaatcgccgagtcctgccgcacccgcacccacctttttcaaaaattgccgagtcccgcacccgcacccgcacccgcacccgagtctcgaaacgcacccgtgcttcattgGGTATGGATGAACTGAAACTTTTGTCATGTGTTTACTGGTTGCAGTAGACATGTTAGTATTGTTAAAACTATTATTTGTGCCCTGGATTTATATGATCCTGTTATGGTTGCGGCTGTTATATATTAgtatttgataatttttgtgAATAATTGTTGCACAGATTgtgaaccaataaaaataatgggCCAAAATAACCTTGCTTTGCTTGTGTTTCTCTGTTGTAGTGATAAAAAGAATTCATTGGAGCTAtctaactattttttttcttaataagaaaaaaatgggggaagaagaaagagaaatataaaaaaaaaaggaaaaaaaagaaaagaaaaaaagaaatggtgcATGAAATGTTGTGTATTTTGAGGGGGAGGTTTGGTGGGACAAGCAGCGGGTGACTTGGAACGCGATCCCCTGGTGTCTCACGTGTGTTTATGGAGAGAAAGGAATGGTCATTGTTTTGACGGGTAGGAGTAAGTGGTTTCTAAGTCTACACTATTCATTTATAGTAGTTTTTATTtcctattttttataaaatctttCGTTTTTCAGTTTGTAGCTATGCCCTATTGGAATGAATGTAATAGGTATTCTAAACTtattaagttttgttttttttgtttttttcgtATTTGCTTAGGCTTGATCCATGGTGTGGGGAGGTCATCCTTAAGGGGGCCTTTCTGGCACCATTTCGAATTGCCCTAAATAAGGACACTTATTTGGCATGCTATATGCATTGGACTAATGGAGTTATTCATTGGGATGTTCTCTTTATCAGATCAGTCCATGATTGAGAGATGGagattttacaatattttcttgGCCTTCTCTATTCCCATAAAATTGGTGGTGCTAGGAATGACTAGATTTGTTGGATTCCTGCTAGGAGTAGTATTTTGGAAGTTAAGTCCTACTATAAGGCTCTCACTAACGAAACGCTTCATATagctttaaaagaaataaatgtgaGTTGCTAAAATTTATTATCTGAATTGAAACATTTTCGCACATCGTATGTGTGTTACAACCATAATTgacaaataattaatttggtcccagtttttgttctctttgaaaaaagtttgttttagcaactttttaagtataattgaCAAATAAGTTTCTCTTTTAGAGCTTGATGTAGTTGGTGACAATGAGAGAACTTAGAAGAATTTGGAGAATATGGGAATAGGATGAAGGGAAAGTTGTAAAAGTGAGAGGAAGGCTTACTTGTGCAATTGCCCCGGTGGGATATTTCCAAGGGGTGGATTATGTGCCTTACTGCCATTGGCCCATTGCCAGATTCCGTTGTCCATAGTTGTTGTCAACCACATAGTATGCAAGAGGGGATTTTTTGTGATTAgggaaccaaaaaataaaaaccatttttactctctctctccgaaATAATTGTTAGGATAagtaactatatatatttattataattttataaaggtctgattaatttaaataattgatataTACAATTCTGTATGTGCTAGACCTTAGTATATTTTGCTCACAATCAGTTTAAAcctggaaaaagaagaaaaggaaacctattaaaagaaattcaaaatagtatatataataaattttattaattttacttatcaaaaaaaattattaatttaaaaaaatttaatataataatataaatttcaaattagtaatatttaaaaaatatggtaggttattaaataatataaaatacatGATAAAACTTTTAAATATCTAGAAACTCTTGGTtgtgtaataaaaatattatcctattattattatataaattaaataataaagtgATTTTTGTTGTATACTTTTCTGATGGAAGATGGGAGTAAGGAAAAGGAGAGGACTTGGTAGAAGTTGAATTTAAGATGTAGGAGAGCTGTAAggttgaagagagagaatttttccAGACAGAGAAGTAGAGCAGGAATGCTTCAAAGAGGAAGTGGACTCAAAGATGAATGGTGGTGAGAGCTTTGATCAGATAATTGGGGTATCTTTTACCGAAAACATTGACGATGGTGGAAGCCCACCATCAAAGCAGTGGCAACATAAGAAAGATGGCACTAGCAACCATAAATATAGAGATTGACCAGTTTGGCCTAACTTGTTCCTTAATAGCAGGCAGTTATATTTGGTATCAATTTGCACCTAAACGTGTTTGcttcattgtttatgcttccagAAGTAGGATAGGTTAAAGAAATGAGGAGGCTTGTATTATCATTTTAGTTTTTCCTTCTAtcccttttgatttttgaaatgtGATTCCTCATGTGGGACAGTATCTTGTATGTGAtggatttttttccccttcatttttattgtttacaTTGCCCTTCTTATCTAGATTGTATGAATAGGAGTGGTAATTTGAATTTGTATTTTGATGTACTGCTGCCCATTGTTTATTCTAAATGGATATGTTAGTTGTTGCAAGGAGCTGCATAATTTTATCTTGATGTGCAGTAGTCTATTAAATGGATAAATTACATATCAGTTATCAGTATCACTGTTAATTGTTGCAGAGCTTAAACATTATTACTGCATATAGAATTGCTGTTTGCAAAGGGAATCACGCAAGAATCTAGTCTTATGAATCTAACCAACTTTGcaattttgtatttgattgaAGTATGCCAGCTGATTTAGGAAGTGAATTTTTCTATGTTGCCAAGTTCTGATGTGTAATGCATATGTTTAATCGTTGGGAAACTGCCTCCATCTCCAACTGATTAACATTATCACATGGTAGGGAACACCCACTTAGCTTGCACTTGCAAGTGCAATGGTAGCCTAGTTGCATGTCAGACTCAAAATGCAAGGGaggttatttgtttatttgggtaAGTCAGGAATTTTCTGTTATCCACATATggaagggatttttttttattttggaaatttgaagAGAATTTCTCTGTTAGTTGACTGTGAAACAAGCATGAGTGCTTCCTTAATTTGTTCCCATTGTTACAATGGGAACAAATTAAGGAAGCATGAGTGCAGCCTGTTATCGGTGTTCAAGTGCTTCAGAAGATGTTCTCCATTCATTATGGAGTTGTAATGGTCTTAAGGAGGTATGGGAGAAGGATTTTGGCTGGGTTTTCAGGTCTGGGATGGTCTTTACATCATTTAGGGACCTGGTAAAGCTTGTCTTCACAAAATCGGGGACAGCAGCTCTGTTTGCTACGACTGCGTGGTCAGTTTGGTTTCACAGAAACAAGACCCGAGTAAATGAAAGCACCAGGCCTCTGGGTCAGATTGCAGACTTAGCGCGCGATTACCTTCGTGATTGAAAGTCTCTAAATCACAGTTCCCCCCCTGTTTGTAAAGCTGCTCCTAGGAGTTGGAGTCCGCCTGCACGAGAAAGTTGGAAGATTAACTTCGACCGGGCAATGTTTGGTGAATCTGATGAAGCTGGGGTCAGGGTGATTGTTCGCAATTCAAAAGGCGAGGTAAAGGCTGCTTTGGCGGAAAAGATCAGTAAGTCACCATCAGTGGAAGCGTTGGAGCTGCTGGCTGCACGAAGAGCTGCACTTTTTTCTCAGGAACTTAGTCTTGACAGGGTGATTTTTGAAGGGGATTCAGAGTAGGTGATGAGAGCCCTTCAATGGGGCGGTTGGGACTTTGCTTCGGGTGGTCATCTTATTCGAGATATTTTATGTATTGTAAACTCCTTTGTGAGTGCCTCTTTCTCTCATGTTTGTAGGCCGGGTAATGTGGTAGTTCATGCCCTTGCCCAAAGAGCTAGACATTGTTTTCCTATTTCAGTTTGGTTGGAGTCCTATCCATTAGACATTGCATCTTTTGTATTAGCTGATTTTCAGTCTCTGTTTAATTAAAGTCATTGggtttctttctccaaaaaaaaaaaaaaaaaaaaattgttcccaTTGTATATGAGATCCACAAACTGTCTTGTGTCATGTATTGGAAATGCTGATTGCCTAGGTATTGGTGTACCAGATGGCTTATTTCATAAGTTGTGGTGAGTCTCAAAGTTCTGCAACATTGCTAATGTTATATATACAGATTGTTGCTATTGTGGTCAGCTGTATAAAATGTATACTCACagtaagatatatatatatatatatatatatatatatatatatatatatacctattgGCGGTTGAAGCTTAATGTGGTGGCATGTTTTATAGGTGATGAGCCAGTGTCATTTACCCAACAAAATTATCATTTGTAACATGAGGCACCTAGAAagtcaaattttaaactaatgtttaattttgaaataaagcttTTCTTTGAACAATACCAAACGTACTGAAATACCTGGCTTTAAAAAGAAGGGGAAAATGGAAATGTTTTGAAAATTCCCCCCCGGATGAGTTAACAAACTATTACTAGTAAGTCTATAAACTCCCAAACTCTTAATGAATAATAAATGTAACAGGAGCTTGGTGAAAATTGCACAACATTTaatgtcaaaaaatttaaacaagaaGATTTGGAGTTAAGAATTTTGTGGCTTAAAGACAGTCTAATATTCTTatagagaaaattttggaatCATATCTCCCATTTCTCACTTgttttaaggggaaaaaatggtTTTAGGTTCAACATAGGATATGGTGGAGGTGATTGGCATAGGATATTCAAAAAGCATTATTGTGAAACCGACAATTTTATAGGGTGTGGATTGATGAGGatttagggtgagtttggttcagttttttgtaaaagtgcataatgaaaaagtggagtttttaaaaagtgcataatgaaaaagtgcattttcaaaaaactgagtgtttggtaaaaacagttaaaaagtgttttttgaaaaagctgagtgtttgactagcacttataaaagtggcagtttgagggataaattaccaaaaaggacaatgtatatataagggagtttatttcatatatatatatatatatatatatatatatatatatatattttatgtgagtttggttcatacttaaatcaactacttcatcatacttaaatcaatttttctctttctaaaaaaattatttttttctcaccaatattagctaataataacctatcacttaaaatttattgtgaaagtattgtgaaaatattgtgataaagatttatactgattttaattttaacgtgctattaaaattatcttttcctctttctaaaaaaattatttttttctcaccaatattagctaataataacctaccacttaagatttattgggaaaatattgtgataaaaattgatactgattttaattttaacgtgctattaaaattatttttttctctttctaaaaaaattatttttttctcaccaatattagctaataataacctaccatttaagatttattgtgaaaatattgtgataaaaattgatactgattttaatttgaacatgctattaaaattattttttttctctttctaaaaaaattatttttttcacaccaatattagataataataacataccatttaaaatttattgtgaaagtattgtgaaaatattatgattctatttctttttcttttttttccctctttttttatcctccacAGTCCACACACGTACcgtatttctttttcttttcctttttttccctttattttttctcctccacacacatacccttccacttttctttttatacttctTTCATCTTTTGCAATCTACTACTTCCTCCAAACTCAGAACGTTCCAGCTCTCCTTCTtcccctcttttcttttctttttttttttttttttttcatcattctttcattttttatgcCTTCgtccaaaacgcaacttttatataaaagttgcgtttcTGCTTCACCAAACGCATATTTCCATCCAGGTTTTAGACAAACGCGCGTTTCAACCCCTAAAAGTTGAAACAAACAGGCActtattttgatatattattGGATTGATGATATGGAATAATCTTTTTCTAATTGtaaaagagttttattttttttttttatttatcatctAGTAAATATAATggttatttaatatattttttatttaaaaatatattatataaaagtaCAACTGTACTTAGAAAAAAGGTTAGGTAAAAAGGCTATTCATCTAATTAATTGTAAGGGGttatagattatttttattgatttatttattttaaatataagctTGATAAAAGAccaattaaacttaaaaaatttgttaaggTAAAAAGCTGTACATTTTCTTGTAGAtgagaatattattattattatttttttttgttgttatttttttgagCTTGGCTAGAATCACCTTTTACTACCCGAACTTCTCTTTCCCTTCAATCCCTAGGTAGGCCAATAAACCATCTTAGTGGTCACCTcctttagataaaaataaacttCTTAAACGTACTTTTGGTCCTCATGTATATATTTGAAACCAGAACAAACGTTCATTCATTGGAAAATTATAGGATCATAGTACATTGCTTCCACAACTAGTGGAGGTGAATCCTCCATCCAGTGAATCTCATCATGACATTCCTAGCATATCGAGTAAGAGAGTGGGCCACCCTATTCGCATCCTGTTTGATATAGCTGACAGACATCCAATGCAGCCCATGGATTAGGCAGTGGACATCTTTAAAGACATGTGTCCAACAAAAAGTGATTTGTATTCGGGGAAGAAATTGATCTCATGACATTGCCATTATCTCCCTCTATGATCAGCTCCAAGAATCCAGCATCAATTGATAACTCCAAGGCTTTCCAGCAAGCTAAAATTTTAGCCTCTTCACCATCATTCACCGGTGGTCCTTTGACAGACATAGCAGCCATCACCTTGTCCCTCTCGTTGCGGATACCAGAGCTATTCAAGTCCGCAAAAATAGCAGCATTGAAGTTTAGTTTAAAGATTGAAGCAGGAGGAGGGTGCCACATATTCACACTTGACTGCCTGACCGGTGTAGACAATTGCTCTTGGGTTTGTTGGAACTCACCCAAATAATCCAGAACTTTTTTATTCAACCAACATGGTTCCTTGAGTTTCCCCCCATGTATTACCGTATTCCTTTGGTTCCAAATAAGCCATGCTTGAACTAGAAACATTTCAAACTTATCCATAGTCAGCCTACCCAGCAGATCTTCAAATAGCTGAATAATTTTAGCTTGGCCGTGGGTACATTTATGTAATCTGATAGAACTCCTGGCCCAAACACCTTGG is part of the Quercus robur chromosome 9, dhQueRobu3.1, whole genome shotgun sequence genome and harbors:
- the LOC126699626 gene encoding uncharacterized protein LOC126699626; this translates as MAISDQWASYREDDVGKAQKVKDMILSDLWWDNIDYILEFTAPIYDMLRIADTDKPCLHLVYEMWDSMIEKVKAVIYRHEGLEDDQYSSFWVVVYDILIDRWTKNSTPLHCLAHSLNPKYYSIEWISENPKRIPPHRDHEISMERSKCLERYFEDENDLTVVKYEFAKFSGGRFPSPSALTDRWTLLPLVWWQYHGSAFPTLQTLALKLLGQPCSSSCAERNWSTYKFIHSLKRNKMAPARAEDLVYVHSNLRLLSRRNEEYIHTATKMWDIAGDSWNESDMHGGAGILENAALTLDEPELEAIVIGNVNTSATTSESEVRSEAIDLEDDDICV